The following proteins are co-located in the Streptomyces sp. NBC_00435 genome:
- a CDS encoding sigma-70 family RNA polymerase sigma factor, which yields MPLAPTLSRTDPEALAELQREHGRALFGFLLGLTAGDAQRAEDLVQETLLRLWQHPEVLASGYESLRPWLFTVARRLAIDARRARLSRPQEVDPEGLEHAAAPGDAVAGSVTAIDVRRAVGSLGQEHREVLMQVYFQDRSVAEAAAELGIPAGTVKSRTHYALRALRKGLQGYGYGLGA from the coding sequence GTGCCCCTCGCCCCCACCCTCAGCCGCACCGACCCCGAGGCGCTGGCCGAACTCCAGCGCGAACACGGACGAGCTCTGTTCGGTTTCCTGCTGGGCCTCACGGCCGGTGACGCCCAGCGTGCGGAGGACCTGGTGCAGGAGACCCTGCTACGGCTCTGGCAGCATCCCGAGGTCCTGGCGAGCGGGTACGAGTCCCTGCGGCCCTGGCTGTTCACGGTGGCCCGGCGGCTCGCCATCGACGCCCGGCGGGCCCGGCTGTCGCGGCCTCAGGAAGTGGATCCGGAGGGGCTGGAGCACGCGGCGGCGCCGGGGGACGCGGTCGCGGGCTCGGTGACGGCCATCGACGTACGGCGGGCCGTGGGTTCGCTGGGGCAGGAGCACCGTGAGGTGCTGATGCAGGTCTACTTCCAGGACCGCTCGGTGGCCGAGGCCGCGGCGGAGCTGGGCATTCCGGCAGGGACGGTCAAGTCCCGGACCCACTACGCCCTGCGCGCCCTGCGCAAGGGGCTCCAGGGGTACGGCTACGGGCTCGGCGCCTGA
- a CDS encoding DUF6777 domain-containing protein, giving the protein MHAPTPRQATRRHAPARTALFAALGLLAAACGASAEDGQTKGPAAESQEVHLQPVASAGPDPFTTSSAMGESAPVQPPVPNATGQGIRTVNAATPGLYGGTQRLGSCDVEAQVQSLTADDGKARAFAEASQMKQEEIPDFLRGLTPVVLRADTRVTNHGFADGRPNAFQSVLQAGTAVLVDSHGMPRVRCACGNPLMAPRAAQGAPVLKGDPWTGYQPNQVVVIEPTAQVINSLVIVNITDNTWIERRTGDDGAQDRAPVTPPPYDPADGIPAGPATPPGTSPADPCPTPDSNSLARTSPPVPGKPSPGGSPVPKAADCPPGAPQTVPNTPVVPDQPSSGIPSGPPTVPPPASDVPSDVPTDLPSDLPGQTPGDPGILVGPDGSPSRPSGPDAPYDPFAEPYTDPWTAPYSDPYAVPDQQPPAPDQGQYLESA; this is encoded by the coding sequence GTGCACGCACCGACACCTCGTCAGGCGACGCGTCGTCACGCACCGGCCCGCACGGCCCTCTTCGCAGCCCTAGGACTCCTCGCCGCGGCCTGCGGCGCCTCCGCCGAGGACGGACAGACCAAGGGACCCGCCGCCGAGAGCCAGGAGGTCCACCTCCAGCCCGTGGCCTCGGCCGGCCCGGACCCCTTCACCACCTCCTCCGCCATGGGTGAATCGGCCCCGGTCCAGCCCCCGGTGCCCAACGCGACCGGCCAGGGCATCCGTACCGTCAACGCCGCCACCCCCGGCCTGTACGGCGGAACCCAGCGGCTCGGCAGCTGTGACGTGGAAGCGCAGGTCCAGTCCCTCACGGCCGACGACGGCAAGGCCCGCGCGTTCGCCGAGGCCTCCCAGATGAAGCAGGAGGAGATCCCCGACTTCCTGCGCGGCCTCACCCCGGTCGTGCTGCGCGCCGACACCCGGGTGACCAACCACGGCTTCGCCGACGGCAGGCCGAACGCCTTCCAGTCCGTCCTCCAGGCCGGCACCGCCGTCCTGGTGGACTCCCACGGAATGCCCCGCGTCCGCTGCGCCTGCGGAAACCCGCTGATGGCGCCGCGCGCCGCGCAGGGGGCCCCGGTGCTCAAGGGCGATCCGTGGACCGGTTACCAGCCCAACCAGGTCGTGGTCATCGAGCCGACCGCACAAGTGATCAACAGCCTCGTCATCGTCAACATCACCGACAACACCTGGATCGAGCGCAGGACCGGCGACGACGGAGCCCAGGACCGCGCCCCCGTGACACCCCCGCCCTACGACCCGGCCGACGGCATCCCCGCCGGACCGGCGACGCCGCCCGGCACCTCGCCGGCCGATCCGTGTCCGACGCCGGACAGCAACAGCCTGGCCCGCACCTCGCCGCCCGTCCCCGGCAAGCCGAGCCCCGGGGGGAGTCCGGTCCCGAAGGCGGCCGACTGCCCGCCCGGCGCCCCGCAGACCGTCCCGAACACCCCGGTGGTCCCCGACCAGCCGTCGTCCGGAATCCCCTCGGGGCCGCCCACCGTGCCTCCGCCGGCCTCCGACGTGCCCTCGGACGTGCCCACGGACCTCCCGTCCGATCTGCCCGGCCAGACGCCGGGCGACCCGGGGATCCTGGTGGGCCCCGACGGGTCCCCCTCCCGGCCCAGCGGCCCGGACGCGCCCTACGACCCGTTCGCGGAGCCGTACACCGACCCCTGGACCGCTCCCTACAGCGACCCGTACGCCGTCCCCGACCAGCAGCCCCCGGCCCCGGATCAAGGCCAGTACCTGGAGAGCGCCTGA
- a CDS encoding Fpg/Nei family DNA glycosylase, whose translation MPELPEVEALREFLDEHLAGRVVQRVLPLAVSVLKTYDPPLTALEGQPAGATARYGKFLALRIGELHLVTHLARAGWLRWIDSVPAQPPRPGKGPLALRVVLEDGSGFDLTEAGTQKRLAVYVVRDPQEVPGIARLGPDPLAEDFDREAFGALLAGERRQIKGVLRDQGVIAGIGNAYSDEILHHAKVSPFKLAASFDEAQVDHLYAAVRETLRTAVERAHGVAAGRLKAEKKSGLRVHGRAGEPCPVCGDTVRSVSFADSSLQYCPTCQTGGKPLADRRLSKLLK comes from the coding sequence ATGCCCGAGCTGCCCGAGGTCGAGGCCCTGCGCGAGTTCCTCGACGAGCACCTCGCCGGGCGGGTGGTCCAGCGCGTCCTCCCGCTCGCGGTGAGCGTGCTCAAGACCTACGACCCGCCCCTGACCGCGCTCGAAGGACAGCCGGCCGGTGCCACGGCCCGGTACGGCAAGTTCCTCGCCCTGCGGATCGGCGAGCTGCACCTCGTCACCCACCTCGCCCGGGCCGGCTGGCTGCGCTGGATCGACAGCGTTCCCGCGCAGCCGCCGCGCCCCGGCAAGGGGCCGCTCGCGCTGCGCGTCGTACTGGAGGACGGCAGCGGTTTCGACCTCACCGAAGCCGGCACCCAGAAGCGGCTCGCCGTCTACGTCGTCCGCGATCCGCAGGAGGTCCCGGGCATCGCCCGCCTCGGCCCCGACCCGCTCGCCGAGGACTTCGACCGCGAGGCCTTCGGCGCGCTGCTCGCCGGGGAACGGCGCCAGATCAAGGGCGTGTTGCGCGACCAGGGCGTCATCGCGGGGATCGGCAACGCCTACAGCGACGAGATCCTCCACCACGCGAAGGTCTCGCCCTTCAAACTGGCCGCGTCCTTCGACGAGGCGCAGGTGGACCACCTGTACGCGGCCGTCCGGGAGACCCTGCGCACGGCGGTCGAGCGGGCGCACGGCGTGGCGGCCGGCCGGCTCAAGGCCGAGAAGAAGAGCGGGCTGCGGGTGCACGGCCGCGCGGGCGAGCCGTGCCCGGTGTGCGGGGACACCGTCCGCTCGGTCTCCTTCGCCGACTCCTCGCTCCAGTACTGCCCCACCTGCCAGACCGGCGGCAAGCCGCTCGCGGACCGCAGGCTGTCGAAGCTCCTCAAGTAG
- a CDS encoding CapA family protein produces the protein MTTRTRHALALLTAVVLSAVAGCSGGADRSPARLAGSPPAQAPPGAAGATTAPAAKGFTLVASGDVLPHESVIRRAASDADGEGHDFRPMFSGVKPLVSAADLAICHMETVYGPDGGPFTGYPAFQSPPEVAGGLKDAGYDGCSTASNHTLDGGAEGLKRTLDTFDKAGLKHAGSARTEAEAKTVTMYAAGSAKVAHLAYTYDTNGYPMPDGQPWAVNPMEEEKIVADARAARKAGADVVLVSLHWGTEWQTEPDEKQLSLGKALTASQTGGRPDVDMILGTHAHIPQAYEKVNGTWIVYGMGDQVAGEMFNHTGARDMRGNYGSIGRFTFAPPAAPGQRWQVTRAEFVPQMMDLGAGRVVNLPAALAQNPGREDYESARDDIAEAVLGRGAAKDGLTMAK, from the coding sequence ATGACCACGCGCACCCGCCACGCCCTCGCACTCCTGACCGCCGTGGTGCTGTCGGCCGTCGCCGGCTGCTCCGGCGGCGCGGACCGCTCGCCGGCCCGCCTGGCCGGCTCCCCACCGGCGCAGGCCCCGCCCGGTGCGGCCGGAGCCACCACGGCGCCCGCCGCGAAGGGCTTCACTCTCGTGGCGAGCGGTGACGTCCTGCCGCACGAATCGGTCATCCGGCGCGCGGCCTCCGACGCGGACGGCGAGGGCCACGACTTCCGGCCGATGTTCTCCGGGGTCAAGCCGCTGGTCTCGGCCGCGGACCTGGCGATCTGCCACATGGAGACCGTTTACGGGCCGGACGGCGGTCCGTTCACCGGATACCCCGCGTTCCAGTCCCCGCCCGAGGTCGCGGGAGGCCTCAAGGACGCCGGGTACGACGGCTGTTCCACCGCATCGAACCACACCCTCGACGGTGGCGCCGAGGGCCTCAAACGCACCCTCGACACCTTCGACAAGGCCGGTCTCAAACACGCAGGCTCGGCCCGCACGGAGGCCGAGGCGAAGACCGTGACGATGTACGCGGCGGGCTCCGCGAAGGTCGCGCACCTCGCGTACACCTACGACACCAACGGCTACCCGATGCCCGACGGCCAGCCCTGGGCCGTCAATCCGATGGAGGAGGAGAAGATCGTCGCGGACGCGCGGGCCGCCCGGAAGGCGGGCGCCGACGTGGTCCTCGTCAGCCTCCACTGGGGCACCGAGTGGCAGACCGAACCGGACGAGAAGCAGCTCTCGCTCGGCAAGGCGCTGACCGCGTCGCAGACCGGCGGACGCCCGGACGTGGACATGATCCTGGGCACGCACGCCCACATCCCGCAGGCGTACGAGAAGGTCAACGGGACCTGGATCGTCTACGGCATGGGCGACCAGGTCGCCGGCGAGATGTTCAACCACACCGGCGCCCGGGACATGCGCGGCAACTACGGCTCCATCGGCCGCTTCACCTTCGCCCCGCCGGCCGCCCCCGGCCAGCGCTGGCAGGTCACCAGGGCCGAGTTCGTCCCGCAGATGATGGACCTCGGGGCCGGCCGGGTCGTCAACCTGCCCGCCGCGCTCGCCCAGAACCCCGGCCGCGAGGACTACGAGAGCGCCCGCGACGATATCGCCGAGGCCGTGCTCGGCCGCGGCGCGGCCAAGGACGGGCTGACGATGGCGAAGTAG
- a CDS encoding SpoIIE family protein phosphatase produces MCHGGPVPTSVSLPDDWPAHPDRSLSLNRMGSFDWDLVTGLMHMDSAALEVFDTTPDEYDGRPESLAPRVPPAESVRLDALVSSALKSGVDSYGAYFRIRCHDGRLRWTHTQGRVMRSPDGRPYRIIGIVRDATEELSHSAERLGLDEERRRQTSVVESTTAALAHARTVQDVIDVLGDAHGMERLGSMGMVMGLVEAGRIHLVAEGPEGSFVPGTRYTRIDEQYPMSEVVRSLQPRFLDSAAEFAAGYPGLWSQISYMEISAAAYLPLIAQARPIGAIGLLYQHKDGFTQDERNLLVALGSSIAQSLQRAMLLEQEHDLAEGLQQAMLPRRIPSVPGAEIAVRYRSARMGQDIGGDWYDIIPLPGGRVGAVIGDVQGHDTHAAAVMGQLRIVLRAYAAEGHSPGTVMARASVFLHELDTDRFATCTYVEADLSTGVLQLVRAGHIDPLLRTLDGGCERLALEGGMPLGLSAEFGWLDYPVTTVEMGPGETLLLCTDGLVEQPGADLDDGIQLLASMVRNGPADLALLADRLCEVVDDRGGDDDMALLLLRRDAEEVPQGGGRLQQHVAPGDPEALVSARHMIGAAVRAWGARDRADEIELIADELIVNALMHTDGPAIVTLRVLTGPQRRLRVEVEDRSSALPRRREAGDSGVSGRGLMLVDRLADAWGVEPRGSGKCVWCEFTMA; encoded by the coding sequence GTGTGTCATGGTGGACCGGTGCCGACCTCCGTATCGCTGCCGGACGACTGGCCCGCACACCCGGACCGGTCGCTCTCGCTGAACCGCATGGGGAGTTTCGACTGGGACCTGGTCACCGGTCTCATGCACATGGACTCGGCAGCCCTCGAGGTCTTCGACACCACCCCCGACGAGTACGACGGACGGCCCGAGTCCCTCGCGCCGCGCGTCCCGCCCGCCGAGAGCGTCCGCCTCGACGCCCTGGTCTCCTCCGCGCTCAAGAGCGGCGTCGACAGCTACGGCGCCTACTTCCGCATCCGCTGCCACGACGGCCGGCTGCGCTGGACGCACACCCAGGGCCGGGTCATGCGCAGCCCGGACGGGCGCCCGTACCGGATCATCGGCATCGTCCGCGACGCCACCGAGGAGCTCAGCCACTCGGCGGAACGCCTCGGGCTGGACGAGGAGCGGCGCCGGCAGACGTCGGTGGTGGAGAGCACCACCGCCGCTCTCGCGCACGCCCGTACCGTCCAGGACGTCATCGACGTGCTCGGCGACGCGCACGGCATGGAGCGGCTCGGTTCGATGGGCATGGTGATGGGCCTGGTCGAAGCCGGCCGGATCCACCTCGTCGCCGAGGGCCCGGAGGGCAGTTTCGTCCCCGGCACCCGCTACACCCGCATCGACGAGCAGTACCCGATGAGCGAGGTCGTCCGCTCGCTCCAGCCGCGCTTCCTCGACTCCGCGGCCGAGTTCGCCGCCGGGTATCCCGGGCTCTGGTCGCAGATCTCGTACATGGAGATCTCGGCGGCCGCGTACCTGCCGCTGATCGCCCAGGCCCGCCCGATCGGTGCGATCGGGCTGCTCTACCAGCACAAGGACGGCTTCACCCAGGACGAGCGGAACCTGCTCGTCGCCCTCGGCAGCAGCATCGCGCAGAGCCTGCAGCGGGCGATGCTGCTGGAACAGGAGCACGACCTGGCGGAAGGCCTCCAGCAGGCGATGCTGCCGCGCCGGATCCCGTCCGTGCCGGGCGCCGAGATCGCCGTGCGGTACCGCTCGGCCCGGATGGGCCAGGACATCGGCGGCGACTGGTACGACATCATCCCGCTGCCCGGAGGGCGGGTCGGTGCGGTCATCGGCGACGTCCAGGGCCACGACACGCACGCGGCGGCCGTCATGGGGCAGCTCCGGATCGTGCTGCGCGCCTACGCCGCCGAGGGGCACTCGCCGGGCACCGTCATGGCCCGGGCCTCCGTCTTCCTGCACGAGCTGGACACCGACCGCTTCGCGACCTGCACCTACGTCGAGGCCGACCTCTCGACCGGGGTCCTGCAACTCGTCCGGGCCGGCCACATCGACCCCCTGCTGCGCACCCTCGACGGTGGCTGCGAACGCCTCGCGCTGGAGGGCGGCATGCCGCTCGGGCTGTCCGCGGAGTTCGGGTGGCTGGACTATCCGGTGACCACTGTGGAGATGGGTCCCGGGGAAACGCTTCTGCTGTGTACGGACGGCCTGGTGGAACAGCCCGGAGCCGACCTCGACGACGGCATCCAGCTCCTCGCCTCCATGGTCCGCAATGGCCCGGCGGACCTGGCCCTGCTCGCGGACCGGCTGTGCGAGGTCGTCGACGACCGGGGCGGCGACGACGACATGGCGCTCCTGCTGCTGCGCCGCGATGCCGAGGAGGTCCCGCAAGGCGGCGGCCGCCTCCAGCAGCACGTGGCCCCCGGCGATCCGGAGGCCCTGGTGTCGGCCCGCCACATGATCGGCGCGGCGGTCCGGGCATGGGGCGCGCGCGACCGGGCCGACGAGATCGAACTGATCGCGGACGAACTCATCGTCAACGCCCTCATGCACACCGACGGTCCGGCCATCGTGACGCTGCGTGTCCTGACCGGCCCCCAACGCCGGCTCCGGGTGGAGGTCGAGGACCGCTCCAGCGCCCTGCCGCGGCGCCGGGAGGCAGGGGACTCCGGGGTCTCGGGACGCGGCCTGATGCTGGTGGACCGGCTGGCCGACGCCTGGGGCGTGGAGCCGCGGGGTAGCGGCAAGTGCGTGTGGTGCGAGTTCACGATGGCGTGA